A stretch of Desulfovibrio desulfuricans DSM 642 DNA encodes these proteins:
- a CDS encoding phenylacetate--CoA ligase family protein, with protein MSYRFIPQLTDEDIRQKQLEGLRYTVRQAWNSPQYRAKLEACGLKPDDITSLDDLQRLPTCDVEDLREGYPLPLLCVPPRDVARIHASSGTTGKRKILAYTQRDIDTFSLQIARCFELAGFTPEDRMQLAVGYGLWTAGAGFQVGSERLGMLTVPVGPGNLEMHLQLLQDLGATGFTATASMALLLAEEVERADLRGKIKLKRMVCGSETRSEKMRLAIESKLGLEGCYDIGGMTEMYGPGTAIDCDAHEGLHYWADLFIIEVLDPATMQPVAEGEVGEMVVTSLCKEAVPLLRYRTHDLSRLLPGQCSCGLAMPRHDRILGRSDDMIIYRGVNIYPGQLMEVIGQFAELGGEYQVELTRDERSLDHLALTVERGQGQTAGNDAALAHELETRLHKAIMARVSVSVADYASLPRTFSKSKRVVDKR; from the coding sequence ATGTCGTATCGCTTTATTCCCCAGCTCACCGATGAGGATATCCGCCAGAAACAGCTTGAAGGTCTGCGCTACACCGTACGTCAGGCCTGGAATTCGCCCCAGTACAGGGCAAAGCTGGAAGCCTGCGGCCTGAAGCCGGACGACATCACAAGCCTGGACGACCTGCAACGCCTGCCCACCTGCGACGTGGAAGACCTGCGCGAGGGTTACCCCCTGCCGCTCCTGTGCGTACCGCCGCGTGACGTGGCGCGCATCCATGCCTCCAGCGGCACCACTGGCAAACGCAAAATTCTGGCCTACACCCAACGCGATATTGATACGTTCAGCCTTCAGATTGCCCGCTGCTTTGAACTGGCGGGCTTTACCCCCGAAGACCGCATGCAGCTCGCCGTGGGCTACGGCCTGTGGACGGCTGGCGCGGGCTTTCAGGTGGGCAGCGAACGGCTTGGCATGCTTACCGTGCCTGTGGGGCCGGGCAATCTTGAAATGCACTTGCAGCTTTTGCAGGATCTGGGGGCCACCGGCTTTACGGCCACCGCATCCATGGCCCTGCTGCTGGCAGAAGAAGTGGAGCGCGCCGATCTGCGCGGCAAGATCAAGCTCAAGCGCATGGTTTGCGGTTCAGAAACCCGCAGTGAAAAGATGCGCCTCGCCATTGAAAGCAAGCTCGGCCTTGAGGGCTGTTACGACATTGGCGGCATGACCGAAATGTACGGCCCCGGCACCGCCATCGACTGCGACGCCCACGAAGGCCTGCACTACTGGGCCGACCTCTTCATCATTGAAGTGCTCGACCCCGCCACCATGCAGCCCGTTGCCGAGGGCGAAGTGGGCGAAATGGTCGTGACCAGCCTGTGCAAGGAGGCCGTGCCCCTGCTGCGCTACCGCACTCACGATCTTTCGCGCCTGCTGCCGGGCCAATGCTCCTGCGGCCTTGCCATGCCGCGCCATGACCGCATCCTCGGGCGCTCGGACGACATGATCATTTACCGTGGCGTAAACATCTACCCCGGTCAGCTCATGGAAGTTATCGGCCAGTTTGCGGAACTTGGCGGCGAATATCAGGTGGAACTCACCCGCGACGAGCGCTCACTCGACCATCTGGCCCTCACCGTGGAACGCGGGCAGGGGCAGACCGCAGGCAACGATGCCGCCCTGGCCCACGAGCTTGAAACCCGCCTGCACAAGGCCATCATGGCCCGTGTTTCCGTGAGCGTGGCGGACTACGCCAGCCTGCCGCGTACCTTCAGCAAATCCAAGCGCGTGGTGGACAAGCGCTAG